The Agromyces mangrovi genome contains a region encoding:
- the lpdA gene encoding dihydrolipoyl dehydrogenase codes for MSEQNFDIVVLGGGSGGYAAALRAVQLGFSVALIEKDKLGGTCLHRGCIPTKALLHAAEIADGAKESEKFGVKASFEGIDMPAVNAYRDGVVSSKWKGLQGLVKARGITVVEGEGRLTSPTTVEVGDQTITGKNVVLATGSYSRTLPGLEIGGRVITSETALQLEWVPRRVAVLGGGVIGVEFASVWRSFGADVTIIEALPHLVPNEEESVSKQLERAFRKRGIEYKLGTRFQGVTQDDSGVVVTLEDGSTVEADLLLVAVGRGPATHNLGYEEVGIEMDRGFVLTNDRLETSVPGVYAVGDIVPGLQLAHRGFQQGIFVAEELAGQNPIVVDDVNIPKVTYCDPEVASVGYTEAKAKEQFGDDKVSSYEYNLGGNGKSHILGTSGSIKVVRVEDGPVVGVHMIGARVGELIGEAQLAVNWEAYPEDVAPLLHAHPTQNEALGEAFLKLAGKPLHAM; via the coding sequence GTGTCCGAGCAGAATTTTGACATCGTCGTTCTCGGTGGAGGCAGCGGAGGGTACGCCGCGGCGTTGCGCGCCGTGCAACTCGGTTTCAGCGTCGCGCTCATCGAGAAGGACAAGCTCGGCGGCACGTGCCTGCACCGCGGCTGCATCCCGACCAAGGCCCTGCTGCACGCGGCCGAGATCGCCGACGGCGCCAAGGAGTCCGAGAAGTTCGGCGTCAAGGCGTCGTTCGAGGGCATCGACATGCCCGCCGTGAACGCCTACCGCGACGGCGTGGTCTCGAGCAAGTGGAAGGGCTTGCAGGGCCTCGTCAAGGCGCGCGGCATCACGGTCGTCGAGGGCGAGGGCCGTCTCACCTCGCCGACCACCGTGGAGGTCGGCGACCAGACCATCACCGGCAAGAACGTGGTGCTCGCGACCGGCTCCTACTCGCGCACGCTGCCGGGCCTCGAGATCGGCGGACGCGTGATCACGAGCGAGACCGCGCTGCAGCTGGAGTGGGTGCCCCGTCGCGTCGCCGTGCTCGGCGGCGGCGTCATCGGCGTGGAGTTCGCGAGCGTCTGGCGCTCGTTCGGCGCCGACGTGACGATCATCGAGGCGCTCCCCCACCTCGTGCCGAACGAGGAGGAGTCGGTCTCGAAGCAGCTCGAGCGGGCGTTCCGCAAGCGGGGCATCGAGTACAAGCTCGGCACGCGCTTCCAGGGCGTCACCCAGGACGACAGCGGCGTCGTCGTGACCCTCGAGGACGGCTCGACCGTCGAGGCGGACCTGCTGCTCGTCGCGGTCGGCCGCGGCCCCGCCACCCACAACCTCGGGTACGAGGAGGTCGGCATCGAGATGGACCGCGGCTTCGTGCTCACGAACGACCGCCTCGAGACCAGCGTGCCCGGCGTCTACGCCGTGGGCGACATCGTGCCCGGCCTGCAGCTCGCGCACCGCGGGTTCCAGCAGGGCATCTTCGTCGCCGAGGAGCTCGCCGGCCAGAACCCGATCGTCGTCGACGACGTCAACATCCCGAAGGTCACGTACTGCGACCCCGAGGTCGCGTCGGTGGGCTACACCGAGGCGAAGGCCAAGGAGCAGTTCGGCGACGACAAGGTGTCGAGCTACGAGTACAACCTCGGCGGCAACGGCAAGAGCCACATCCTGGGCACGAGCGGCTCGATCAAGGTCGTGCGCGTCGAAGACGGCCCCGTCGTCGGCGTGCACATGATCGGCGCCCGCGTCGGCGAGCTCATCGGCGAGGCCCAGCTGGCCGTCAACTGGGAGGCGTACCCCGAGGACGTCGCCCCGCTGCTGCACGCGCACCCGACGCAGAACGAGGCGCTCGGCGAGGCCTTCCTCAAGCTCGCCGGCAAGCCGCTCCACGCGATGTGA
- a CDS encoding RDD family protein yields MPQNPAAASEIPPSEWPGERLGLPESGTGSVGRVGRRILALCIDWAIANLIPLIWASYATNVHSWSTLALFAIMQVAFIPTIGGSIGHRITGMRVIALEGGWVGLRRPLVRTLLLVIVIPALVWDSDQRGFHDKVAGTVLVRS; encoded by the coding sequence GTGCCCCAGAACCCCGCCGCAGCCAGCGAGATCCCACCCAGCGAATGGCCCGGCGAACGGCTCGGACTCCCGGAGTCGGGCACGGGCTCGGTGGGGCGCGTCGGGCGGCGCATCCTCGCCCTCTGCATCGACTGGGCGATCGCCAACCTGATCCCGCTCATCTGGGCGTCGTACGCGACGAACGTGCACTCCTGGTCGACGCTCGCGCTGTTCGCGATCATGCAGGTCGCGTTCATCCCGACCATCGGCGGCAGCATCGGCCACCGGATCACCGGCATGCGCGTGATCGCGCTCGAGGGTGGCTGGGTCGGCCTGCGCAGGCCGCTCGTGCGCACCCTGCTGCTGGTCATCGTCATCCCGGCGCTCGTCTGGGACTCCGACCAGCGCGGCTTCCACGACAAGGTCGCCGGAACGGTGCTCGTCCGCTCCTGA
- a CDS encoding bifunctional [glutamine synthetase] adenylyltransferase/[glutamine synthetase]-adenylyl-L-tyrosine phosphorylase, which translates to MRGRSQSLTALARLGFDDLSAGAERLTAVGELLGVDEDACIEVVRHAADPDQALGLLQDIAERGVDRVAALVADPTAAAALGRLLGASRGLGQFFERHPEELELLRARPVPPATAAEYRERMLEAIDGLGYGGLDDAETAWPALRTRYRRLLAQIALYDLSSADAVDVLDRVAAGLADLAGATIDAALELARRAHSRRDGDPAAPARFPEASVAATRLAVIGMGKAGARELNYVSDVDVIFVAESADEEAVAGPVAIDIATRLAMTMMRALNGASVEPPLWEVDPNLRPEGKDGALVRSLESHLTYYDRWAKTWEFQALLKARPIAGDAELGARYVAGVAPKVWSIASRENFVESVQKMRERVTEHIPDDEVDVQLKLGPGGLRDIEFTVQLLQLVHGQADDTVHQRGTVAALDALALAGYVGRVEAAEFTRDYRVLRVMEHRLQLARLRRTHLMPRSDEEMRLLARATGLASTAEELRRLWQATRSRVRGLHERLFYRPLLSAVAALPEEGLELTSEQAAARLQAIGFRDPTGALAHIAALTNGVSRRAAIQRHLLPVLLEWFADGADPDYGLLAFRRLSDRLGTAHWYLRFLRDSTAAALRLTRVLSGSRFVGELLDLAPESVVWLDDADELRPRTMADLREEAQSVLARHSDPEAAAKVLRTMRRREVLRLAFSAIVGTCTVDELGYGLADVTQQHLEAVLEAIRRPAGEQGDGIEFGVIAMGRFGGRELGFGSDADVMYVFRAAGAEPQEAQQRAQFLVSELQRLTADARLPLDLDADLRPEGRNGIMARSLDAYRAYYARWSLTWEAQALLRARGAAGDAALLAEFEELADAIRYPAVIGEQEVREVKRIKARVESERLPQGADPVRHLKLGRGSLSDVEWFVQLLQLRKATDEPSLRTTSTLEALASAARAGFVTDHDAGILREAWIIASRARSALTLWLNKTTDVLPVERTQLEGVARLLEYPPGSASQLEEDYLSATRRARRVFERGFYGEPERRQPSTG; encoded by the coding sequence ATGCGCGGCAGGAGCCAGAGCCTCACCGCACTCGCCCGGCTGGGTTTCGACGACCTGAGCGCGGGAGCCGAACGCCTCACCGCGGTCGGTGAGCTGCTGGGCGTCGACGAGGACGCCTGCATCGAGGTCGTGCGGCATGCCGCCGACCCCGACCAGGCGTTGGGGCTGCTGCAGGACATCGCCGAACGCGGAGTCGACCGCGTCGCGGCGCTCGTCGCCGACCCGACCGCCGCGGCCGCGCTCGGACGCCTGCTCGGCGCATCACGAGGGCTCGGGCAGTTCTTCGAGCGGCATCCGGAGGAGCTCGAGCTGCTGCGCGCGCGTCCCGTGCCGCCGGCGACCGCCGCCGAGTATCGCGAGCGGATGCTGGAGGCCATCGACGGGCTCGGCTACGGCGGCCTCGACGACGCGGAGACGGCGTGGCCCGCCCTGCGCACGCGCTATCGCCGGCTGCTCGCACAGATCGCGCTCTACGACCTGAGCTCCGCCGACGCGGTCGACGTGCTCGACCGCGTGGCCGCCGGGCTCGCCGACCTCGCGGGCGCCACGATCGACGCGGCGCTGGAACTCGCCCGACGGGCGCACTCGCGCCGCGACGGCGACCCTGCAGCGCCCGCGCGCTTCCCCGAGGCATCCGTCGCCGCCACCCGGCTCGCCGTGATCGGCATGGGCAAGGCCGGCGCGCGCGAGCTGAACTACGTCAGCGACGTCGACGTCATCTTCGTCGCCGAATCGGCAGACGAGGAGGCCGTGGCGGGGCCGGTCGCGATCGACATCGCCACGCGCCTCGCCATGACCATGATGCGGGCGCTGAACGGAGCATCCGTGGAGCCCCCGCTCTGGGAGGTCGATCCGAACCTGCGCCCGGAGGGCAAGGACGGCGCGCTCGTGCGTTCGCTCGAGTCGCACCTGACCTACTACGACCGCTGGGCCAAGACCTGGGAGTTCCAGGCGCTGCTCAAGGCGAGGCCGATCGCCGGTGACGCCGAACTCGGCGCCAGGTACGTCGCCGGGGTCGCCCCGAAGGTGTGGTCGATCGCCTCTCGCGAGAACTTCGTCGAGTCGGTGCAGAAGATGCGCGAGCGGGTGACCGAGCACATCCCCGATGACGAGGTCGACGTGCAGTTGAAGCTGGGGCCCGGCGGCCTGCGCGACATCGAGTTCACCGTGCAGCTCCTGCAGCTCGTGCACGGCCAGGCGGACGACACCGTGCACCAGCGCGGCACGGTCGCGGCGCTCGATGCGCTCGCCCTCGCGGGCTACGTGGGTCGCGTGGAGGCAGCCGAGTTCACCCGCGACTATCGCGTGCTGCGCGTGATGGAGCATCGCCTGCAGCTCGCGCGCCTGCGACGCACGCACCTCATGCCGCGCTCGGACGAGGAGATGCGGCTGCTCGCACGCGCGACCGGTCTCGCATCCACCGCCGAGGAGCTGCGCCGTCTCTGGCAGGCGACGCGGTCGCGCGTGCGCGGCCTGCACGAGCGGCTCTTCTACCGTCCACTGCTGTCTGCCGTCGCCGCGCTGCCCGAGGAGGGGCTCGAGCTCACGAGCGAGCAGGCCGCGGCCCGCCTGCAGGCGATCGGGTTCCGCGATCCCACCGGGGCGCTCGCGCACATCGCCGCACTCACGAACGGCGTGTCGCGGCGCGCGGCGATCCAGCGCCACCTGCTGCCGGTGCTGCTCGAGTGGTTCGCCGATGGCGCCGACCCCGACTACGGCCTGCTGGCGTTCCGGCGGCTCAGCGACCGGCTCGGCACCGCCCACTGGTACCTGCGGTTCCTGCGCGACTCGACAGCGGCGGCGCTGCGGCTCACCCGCGTGCTCTCGGGCTCGCGATTCGTCGGCGAGCTCCTCGACCTCGCGCCGGAATCGGTGGTGTGGCTGGACGACGCCGACGAGCTGCGACCCCGCACGATGGCCGACCTCCGCGAGGAGGCGCAGTCCGTGCTGGCGCGCCACTCCGACCCCGAGGCGGCGGCGAAGGTGCTGCGCACCATGCGCCGTCGCGAGGTGCTCCGGCTGGCCTTCTCGGCCATCGTCGGCACCTGCACCGTCGACGAGCTCGGCTACGGACTCGCCGACGTCACCCAGCAGCACCTCGAGGCGGTGCTGGAGGCGATCCGTCGCCCGGCGGGCGAGCAGGGTGACGGCATCGAGTTCGGCGTGATCGCAATGGGCCGGTTCGGCGGGCGCGAGCTCGGCTTCGGGTCGGATGCCGACGTGATGTACGTGTTCCGTGCCGCCGGGGCCGAGCCGCAGGAGGCGCAGCAGCGCGCCCAGTTCCTGGTGTCGGAGCTGCAGCGGTTGACGGCGGACGCGCGGCTGCCGCTGGACCTCGACGCCGACCTGCGACCCGAGGGCCGCAACGGCATCATGGCGCGCTCCCTCGACGCCTACCGCGCGTACTATGCGCGCTGGTCGCTGACCTGGGAGGCTCAGGCGCTGCTGCGCGCTCGCGGCGCCGCGGGTGACGCGGCGCTGCTCGCGGAGTTCGAGGAGCTCGCCGACGCGATCCGGTACCCGGCCGTGATCGGTGAGCAGGAGGTGCGCGAGGTGAAGCGCATCAAGGCGCGCGTCGAGAGCGAGCGCCTTCCGCAGGGCGCCGACCCGGTGCGCCACCTGAAGCTCGGACGCGGGTCGCTGAGCGACGTGGAGTGGTTCGTGCAGCTGCTCCAACTGCGCAAGGCGACCGATGAGCCGTCGCTGCGCACGACTTCGACGCTGGAGGCCCTCGCGAGCGCCGCTCGGGCCGGATTCGTCACCGACCACGACGCCGGGATCCTCCGCGAGGCGTGGATCATCGCGTCGCGTGCGCGCTCGGCGCTCACGCTCTGGCTGAACAAGACCACGGATGTGCTGCCCGTCGAGCGCACGCAGCTCGAAGGCGTCGCCCGCCTGCTGGAGTACCCGCCCGGCTCGGCGAGCCAGCTCGAGGAGGACTACCTCTCGGCCACCCGTCGCGCCCGGCGCGTGTTCGAGCGCGGCTTCTACGGCGAGCCCGAGCGGCGCCAGCCGAGCACGGGCTGA
- a CDS encoding DUF4191 domain-containing protein yields MARSKKSSTKEPGRLKQMWQVFQMTRRHDSTAPWLILLGFLLPVLVAVVLSLFLGNGNWFTISMFILSGVLGGILVALVILGRRAERAAYSQIEGQPGAVGAVLKSGLRRGWVGNEMPVAVNGKTQDAIYRAVGKGGVALISEGAPSRTKRMLDDEQRKVARILPNVPITQLSVGREDGAIPLHRLPKSLKSLKKSLTKAEVVAVNNRLTSLQTQLPIPKGIDPMKARPQRGKVR; encoded by the coding sequence ATGGCACGCAGCAAGAAGTCGTCGACGAAGGAGCCGGGCCGGCTCAAGCAGATGTGGCAGGTCTTCCAGATGACCCGCCGGCACGACTCGACGGCGCCGTGGCTCATCCTGCTCGGGTTCCTGCTGCCGGTGCTGGTCGCCGTGGTGCTCTCGCTCTTCCTGGGCAACGGCAACTGGTTCACCATCTCGATGTTCATCCTGTCCGGAGTGCTGGGCGGCATCCTCGTCGCACTGGTCATCCTGGGCCGCCGAGCCGAACGCGCCGCCTACTCGCAGATCGAGGGGCAGCCCGGGGCAGTGGGGGCCGTCCTCAAGTCGGGCCTCCGCCGCGGGTGGGTGGGCAACGAGATGCCCGTCGCGGTGAACGGCAAGACCCAGGACGCGATCTACCGGGCCGTCGGCAAGGGCGGCGTCGCGCTCATCTCCGAGGGTGCCCCCTCGCGCACGAAGCGCATGCTCGACGACGAGCAGCGCAAGGTCGCCCGCATCCTCCCGAACGTGCCGATCACGCAGTTGAGCGTGGGACGCGAGGACGGCGCGATCCCGCTGCACCGCCTGCCCAAGTCGCTGAAGTCGCTCAAGAAGTCGCTCACCAAGGCCGAGGTCGTCGCGGTGAACAACCGCCTCACGTCGCTGCAGACGCAGCTGCCGATCCCCAAGGGGATCGACCCGATGAAGGCCCGTCCGCAGCGCGGCAAGGTGCGCTGA
- the lipB gene encoding lipoyl(octanoyl) transferase LipB has protein sequence MLDVIVAGLSANSVPYIEGLDLQRAVHRAVVAGERPDTALLLEHPSVYTAGKRTSPDERPVDGTPVVDVDRGGKITWHGPGQLVGYPIIRLAEPIDVVGYVRRLEQVLIDVLAPLGVDGRRVDGRSGVWVGPPGAEDKIAAIGVRVAEGVTMHGFALNCSNSLEPYRRIVACGIRDAGVTTISRVIGHPTHPSDLVDAVRDRLVAEFEREEVVA, from the coding sequence ATGCTCGACGTCATCGTCGCGGGGCTAAGCGCCAACTCCGTGCCGTACATCGAGGGTCTCGACCTTCAGCGCGCCGTCCATCGAGCGGTGGTCGCGGGCGAACGCCCCGACACCGCGCTCCTGCTGGAGCACCCGTCCGTCTACACCGCCGGGAAGCGCACGTCTCCCGACGAGCGACCGGTCGACGGCACCCCCGTCGTCGACGTGGACCGCGGCGGCAAGATCACCTGGCACGGGCCCGGCCAGCTGGTCGGCTACCCGATCATCCGGCTGGCCGAGCCGATCGACGTGGTCGGCTACGTCCGCCGCCTGGAGCAGGTGCTGATCGACGTGCTCGCCCCGCTCGGCGTCGACGGTCGTCGCGTCGACGGCAGGTCCGGCGTCTGGGTCGGCCCGCCCGGCGCGGAGGACAAGATCGCCGCGATCGGCGTCCGGGTCGCCGAGGGCGTCACCATGCACGGGTTCGCCCTCAACTGCAGCAACTCGCTCGAGCCGTACCGGCGCATCGTCGCCTGCGGCATCCGCGACGCCGGCGTGACGACGATCTCGCGCGTGATCGGGCATCCGACGCATCCGTCCGACCTCGTGGACGCCGTGCGCGACCGGCTCGTCGCCGAGTTCGAGCGCGAGGAGGTGGTCGCATGA
- the lipA gene encoding lipoyl synthase → MSTAPDGRRMLRLEVRNAQTPIERKPEWIKTRAKMGPEFRSLQSLVKSEDLHTVCQEAGCPNIYECWEDREATFLIGGSQCTRRCDFCQIDTGKPADYDTDEPRRVAESVSTMGLRYATVTGVARDDLPDEGAWLYAETIREIHRQSPGTGVEILVPDFSGRPEHLNEVFSARPEVFAHNVETVPRIFKRIRPAFRYERSLDVLTQGRDAGLITKSNLILGMGETRDEVSEALRDLFSAGTDIITITQYLRPSPRHLPVDRWVRPEEFVEIRDEAEEIGFLGVLAGPLVRSSYRAGRLWAQSMRRSGREIPPELEHLADAALGFEQAVV, encoded by the coding sequence ATGAGCACCGCCCCCGACGGCCGTCGCATGCTCCGACTCGAGGTCCGCAACGCGCAGACGCCCATCGAGCGCAAGCCCGAGTGGATCAAGACCCGCGCCAAGATGGGGCCCGAGTTCCGATCGCTCCAGTCGCTCGTGAAGAGCGAGGACCTGCACACGGTCTGCCAGGAGGCCGGCTGCCCGAACATCTACGAGTGCTGGGAGGACCGCGAGGCGACGTTCCTCATCGGCGGGTCCCAGTGCACCCGTCGGTGCGACTTCTGCCAGATCGACACGGGCAAGCCCGCCGACTACGACACCGACGAACCGCGACGCGTCGCGGAATCGGTCTCGACCATGGGCCTGCGCTACGCCACCGTCACGGGCGTGGCGCGCGACGACCTGCCCGACGAGGGCGCCTGGCTCTACGCCGAGACGATCCGCGAGATCCACCGGCAGAGCCCCGGTACCGGCGTCGAGATCCTCGTGCCCGACTTCTCCGGACGCCCCGAGCATCTGAACGAGGTGTTCTCGGCCCGACCGGAGGTCTTCGCGCACAACGTCGAGACGGTGCCGCGCATCTTCAAGCGCATCCGCCCCGCCTTCCGCTACGAGCGCTCGCTCGACGTGCTCACGCAGGGGCGCGACGCGGGGCTCATCACGAAGTCGAACCTCATCCTGGGCATGGGCGAGACGCGCGACGAGGTGTCGGAGGCCCTGCGCGACCTGTTCTCCGCCGGGACCGACATCATCACGATCACCCAGTACCTCCGACCGAGCCCGCGTCACCTGCCGGTGGACCGGTGGGTGCGTCCGGAGGAGTTCGTCGAGATCCGCGACGAGGCCGAGGAGATCGGATTCCTCGGGGTGCTCGCGGGCCCGCTGGTGCGCTCGTCGTACCGGGCGGGGCGGCTCTGGGCGCAGTCGATGCGTCGCAGCGGACGGGAGATCCCGCCCGAGCTCGAGCACCTCGCGGATGCGGCGCTCGGTTTCGAGCAGGCCGTCGTCTGA
- the glnA gene encoding type I glutamate--ammonia ligase, which translates to MFSDSSEVLSFIKETDVKFLDIRFTDLPGVQQHFNIPASTVDEDFFTVGQLFDGSSIRGFANIHESDMQLIPDVSTAYIDPFRAERTLIMVFDIYNPRNGEIYAKDPRQVAKKAEKYLASTGIADTAYFAPEAEFYIFDDVRYEVKQNSSFYSVDSEEGAWNTGREEPGGNLGNKTPYKGGYFPVSPVDKQADLRDDISLKLIESGLVLERAHHEVGTGGQAEINYRFDTMVHAADDILKFKYIVKNTANQWGKVATFMPKPLFGDNGSGMHTHQSLWNEGSPLFYDEAGYGGLSDIARWYIGGILAHAPSVLAFTNPTLNSYHRLVKGFEAPVNLVYSAGNRSAAVRIPITGTNPKAKRIEFRAPDASGNPYLAFAAQLMAGIDGIKNRIEPHEPVDKDLYELPPEEAKNIPQVPNSLQDSLEALAADHEFLLAGGVFTPELIETWIDYKMENEIKPLAQRPHPFEYELYFGV; encoded by the coding sequence ATGTTCAGTGATTCGTCCGAAGTGCTCTCGTTCATCAAGGAGACGGACGTCAAGTTCCTTGACATCCGCTTCACCGACCTCCCGGGTGTGCAGCAGCACTTCAACATCCCGGCGTCGACCGTCGACGAGGACTTCTTCACCGTCGGCCAGCTCTTCGACGGCTCGTCGATCCGCGGTTTCGCGAACATCCACGAGTCCGACATGCAGCTCATCCCCGACGTGAGCACGGCCTACATCGATCCCTTCCGCGCCGAGCGCACGCTCATCATGGTGTTCGACATCTACAACCCGCGCAACGGCGAGATCTACGCGAAGGACCCGCGTCAGGTCGCGAAGAAGGCGGAGAAGTACCTCGCGTCGACCGGCATCGCCGACACCGCGTACTTCGCCCCCGAGGCCGAGTTCTACATCTTCGACGACGTGCGCTACGAGGTGAAGCAGAACTCCAGCTTCTACTCCGTCGACTCGGAGGAGGGCGCCTGGAACACCGGTCGCGAGGAGCCGGGCGGCAACCTCGGCAACAAGACCCCCTACAAGGGCGGCTACTTCCCCGTCTCGCCCGTCGACAAGCAGGCCGACCTGCGCGACGACATCTCGCTGAAGCTCATCGAGTCGGGTCTCGTGCTCGAGCGTGCGCACCACGAGGTCGGCACCGGTGGCCAGGCCGAGATCAACTACCGGTTCGACACGATGGTCCACGCCGCGGACGACATCCTGAAGTTCAAGTACATCGTGAAGAACACCGCCAACCAGTGGGGCAAGGTCGCGACCTTCATGCCGAAGCCGCTGTTCGGCGACAACGGCTCGGGCATGCACACCCATCAGTCGCTGTGGAACGAGGGCTCGCCCCTGTTCTACGACGAGGCCGGCTACGGCGGACTGTCCGACATCGCGCGCTGGTACATCGGCGGCATCCTCGCCCACGCTCCCTCGGTGCTCGCGTTCACGAACCCCACGCTGAACAGCTACCACCGGCTGGTCAAGGGCTTCGAGGCACCGGTCAACCTGGTCTACTCGGCCGGAAACCGCTCGGCCGCCGTCCGCATCCCGATCACCGGCACGAACCCGAAGGCCAAGCGCATCGAGTTCCGGGCACCGGATGCATCGGGCAACCCGTACCTCGCGTTCGCAGCCCAGCTCATGGCCGGCATCGACGGCATCAAGAACCGCATCGAGCCGCACGAGCCGGTCGACAAGGACCTCTACGAGCTCCCGCCCGAGGAGGCCAAGAACATCCCCCAGGTCCCGAACTCGCTGCAGGACTCGCTCGAGGCCCTCGCGGCCGACCACGAGTTCCTCCTCGCGGGCGGCGTCTTCACGCCGGAGCTCATCGAGACCTGGATCGACTACAAGATGGAGAACGAGATCAAGCCGCTCGCGCAGCGGCCGCACCCGTTCGAGTACGAGCTGTACTTCGGCGTCTGA
- the sucB gene encoding 2-oxoglutarate dehydrogenase, E2 component, dihydrolipoamide succinyltransferase yields the protein MSESVSLPALGESVTEGTVTRWLKNVGDQVEVDEPLLEVSTDKVDTEIPSPVAGTIEEILVQEDETVEVGTPLVTIGDGSGAGASAEESEPAAEEPAAEPEPEPAAEPEPEAEPEPEPEPEAEPEPEPEPKAAPAAPAAPAAPPAPPAAPAAPAASESSAPAHAGSGYVTPIVRKLANEQGVDLSTVTGTGVGGRIRKQDVLDARSTAGAAPAAAAPKPRPEPSPLRGTTQAMTRLRKVVAERAVVSMQSTAQLTSVVEVDVTKVARLRDQAKAAFLEETGNKLSFMPFFALAAIEALRAYPIINSTVDGDSIVYPDTENLSIAVDTERGLLTPVIKNAGEHDIAGLSAQIADLAERTRNNQLKPDELAGGTFTLTNTGSRGALFDTPVVFLPQTAILGTGIVVKRPVVVSQDGTDAIAVRSMVYLALSYDHRIIDGADAARFLTAVKDRLEEGDFEGDLGI from the coding sequence ATGAGCGAATCCGTCAGCCTCCCGGCACTCGGTGAGAGTGTCACCGAAGGCACGGTCACCCGATGGCTGAAGAACGTCGGAGACCAGGTGGAGGTGGATGAGCCGCTGCTCGAAGTCTCGACCGACAAGGTCGACACCGAGATCCCCTCGCCGGTCGCGGGCACGATCGAGGAGATCCTCGTCCAGGAGGACGAGACGGTCGAGGTCGGCACGCCGCTCGTGACGATCGGGGACGGCTCGGGTGCGGGCGCGTCCGCCGAGGAATCCGAGCCGGCCGCCGAGGAGCCCGCGGCGGAGCCCGAGCCTGAGCCCGCGGCTGAGCCCGAGCCTGAAGCAGAGCCGGAGCCGGAGCCGGAGCCGGAGGCTGAGCCGGAGCCCGAGCCGGAGCCCAAGGCCGCACCCGCTGCGCCTGCGGCACCCGCGGCCCCGCCCGCTCCCCCGGCTGCTCCGGCCGCACCCGCCGCCTCGGAGTCGTCGGCTCCCGCACACGCCGGCAGCGGCTACGTCACGCCGATCGTCCGCAAGCTCGCGAACGAGCAGGGCGTCGACCTCTCGACCGTGACCGGCACGGGCGTCGGCGGCCGCATCCGCAAGCAGGACGTGCTCGACGCGCGCTCGACCGCTGGCGCCGCTCCCGCGGCCGCAGCGCCGAAGCCGCGCCCCGAGCCGTCGCCGCTGCGCGGCACGACGCAGGCCATGACCCGCCTGCGCAAGGTCGTGGCCGAGCGCGCCGTGGTGTCGATGCAGTCGACCGCGCAGCTCACGAGCGTGGTCGAGGTCGACGTCACCAAGGTGGCGCGACTGCGCGACCAGGCCAAGGCGGCGTTCCTCGAGGAGACCGGCAACAAGCTGTCGTTCATGCCGTTCTTCGCCCTCGCGGCGATCGAGGCGCTGCGCGCGTACCCGATCATCAACTCGACCGTCGACGGCGACTCGATCGTCTACCCGGACACCGAGAACCTGAGCATCGCGGTCGACACCGAGCGCGGCCTGCTCACCCCGGTGATCAAGAACGCCGGCGAGCACGACATCGCGGGCCTCTCGGCCCAGATCGCCGACCTCGCCGAGCGCACCCGCAACAACCAGCTGAAGCCCGACGAGCTGGCCGGCGGCACGTTCACGCTCACGAACACCGGTTCGCGCGGCGCGCTGTTCGACACCCCCGTCGTGTTCCTGCCGCAGACCGCCATCCTCGGCACCGGCATCGTGGTCAAGCGCCCGGTCGTCGTCAGCCAGGACGGCACCGACGCCATCGCCGTGCGTTCGATGGTGTACCTCGCGCTGTCGTACGACCACCGGATCATCGACGGCGCCGACGCGGCCCGCTTCCTCACCGCGGTCAAGGACCGCCTGGAGGAGGGCGACTTCGAGGGCGACCTCGGCATCTAG